From a single Ooceraea biroi isolate clonal line C1 chromosome 12, Obir_v5.4, whole genome shotgun sequence genomic region:
- the LOC105286006 gene encoding adenosine deaminase-like protein encodes MDAQDFCRGLPKVELHAHLNGSLSMNTLQTLYGMQQRSDIATRKQVFMDNTDFSSLSECFKVFDIAHALTVTPQAVFVATCDVIKEFHEDNVIYLELRSTPRAVKESMTKTEYLEAIMKAFETSKSRYPHITVKLLVSINRKQGYESAKENINLAIQFTKRYPEYVVGIDLSGDPMAGDSFLELLETSRKAGLKIAAHCAEVPNEMETIDILKFKPDRLGHCTCIHPSLQGSKQLFDMLLKSRIPVELCLTSNVKCKTISSYASHHFKYLHQAGHPITIGTDDKGVFNTCLSKEYELLSSVFNVARKQLKELSLLSVQYSFASAEEKKSLSSVIETFETDV; translated from the exons ATGGACGCGCAGGATTTCTGTCGCGGATTACCCAAAGTG GAACTCCATGCACACTTGAACGGTTCATTAAGTATGAATACTCTGCAGACGTTATATGGGATGCAACAGCGTTCCGACATTGCCACACGCAAGCAAGTTTTCATGGACAATACCGACTTTTCATCCTTAAGCGA ATGCTTCAAGGTATTTGACATAGCACACGCGTTAACGGTTACGCCACAAGCTGTGTTTGTTGCTACCTGCGACGTGATAAAGGAATTTCACGAGGACAACGTGATTTATTTAGAACTGAGGAGCACACCTCGCGCTGTAAAGGAGTCAATGACAAAAACGGAGTATCTTGAAGCAATAATGAAAGCCTTCGA GACATCCAAATCACGGTATCCGCACATAACTGTAAAACTGTTGGTATCAATTAACCGGAAACAAGGCTACGAGTCTgcaaaggaaaatataaaccTTGCGATACAATTTACGAAGCGGTACCCGGAATACGTAGTCGGCATCGATCTGAGTGGCGATCCAATGGCGGGAGATTCATTTTTGGAGCTGTTGGAGACGTCTAGGAAAGCGGGCCTCAAAATTGCGGCGCACTGCGCGGAG GTACCAAATGAAATGGAGACGatcgatatattaaaatttaaaccCGACCGATTGGGACACTGTACTTGCATTCACCCCAGCTTGCAAGGTTCCAAGCAGCTGTTCGACATGCTACTAAAGTCGAGAATTCCAGTCG AGTTGTGTTTGACGTCAAACGTCAAGTGTAAGACGATATCGTCTTACGCGTCACATCACTTTAAGTACTTGCATCAAGCTGGGCATCCCATAACCATCGGA ACTGACGATAAAGGCGTTTTTAACACGTGCTTGTCAAAAGAATACGAGTTGTTGAGTTCAGTGTTCAATGTCGCGAGAAAACAGCTCAAGGAATTGTCCCTATTATCGGTACAATACAGTTTCGCGAGtgcagaagagaagaaaagtttGTCATCGGTTATCGAGACTTTTGAGACTGATGtctaa
- the LOC105286007 gene encoding glucose-6-phosphate isomerase: MESKMDLLTEPAWNQLQQYFDNNGSKMNIYSMFQRDAKRFEKFSLELATPHDGPILLDYSKNRINEEVLGLLYNLARARKVESARDAMFNGERINFTENRAVLHIALRNRSNKPILVDGKDVMPDVNAVLEHMKEFTNEVLTKKWTGFTGKPIEDVVNIGIGGSDLGPLMVTEALKIYSIGPRVHFVSNIDGTHVAETLKKLNAETTLFIVASKTFTTQETITNATTAKQWLLKALKDEAAVARHFVALSTNETKVREFGIDVKNMFGFWDWVGGRYSLWSAIGLSICLSIGFENFEKLLSGAHFMDQHFCTAPLEKNAPVILALLGVWYHNFYKAETHALLPYDQYLHRFAAYFQQGDMESNGKYVTRSGKTVNYNTGPIVWGEPGTNGQHAFYQLLHQGTRLVPADFIIPAQSQNQVPSHHNILLANFLAQTEALMKGKNKDEARAELQKSGLTAQQTDLLLPHKIFEGNRPTNSIVVQKLTPFILGALIAMYEHKIFIQGIIWDINSYDQWGVELGKQLAKAIEPELTSPETVTSHDSSTNSLIAFVKRHRTA, from the exons ATGGAATCCAAGATGGATCTGCTGACCGAGCCCGCGTGGAATCAGCTCCAACAATATTTTGACAACAATGGCTCCAAGATGAACATATACAGTATGTTCCAGCGGGATGCTAAACGCTTCGAAAAATTTAG TTTGGAACTTGCTACGCCACACGATGGACCGATTTTGTTGGATTACTCGAAGAACAGGATCAACGAAGAAGTGCTTGGATTATTGTACAATTTG GCTCGTGCACGGAAGGTGGAATCTGCGAGAGATGCCATGTTTAATGGTGAAAGGATCAATTTCACGGAAAACAGAGCAGTTCTGCATATCGCATTGCGTAACAGAAGTAATAAGCCGATATTAGTGGATGGAAAAGACGTGATGCCCGATGTGAACGCAGTACTAGAGCATATGAAGGAATTTACAAATGAA GTGTTGACGAAAAAATGGACAGGATTTACTGGTAAACCTATCGAGGACGTCGTCAATATCGGAATCGGTGGATCTGATCTG GGTCCACTTATGGTAACCGAAGCCTTAAAAATATACAGCATTGGACCGAGAGTTCACTTCGTCAGCAACATAGACGGTACTCATGTAGCCGAAAcgctgaaaaaattaaatgcagAGACTACTCTGTTCATAGTAGCTTCCAAGACGTTCACCACGCAGGAGACCATAACTAACGCAACGACTGCCAAGCAGTGGCTTTTGAAAGCACTCAAGGAC GAAGCTGCGGTTGCCCGTCACTTCGTAGCATTGTCTACCAATGAAACTAAGGTCAGGGAATTTGGCATCgatgtgaaaaatatgtttggcTTTTGGGACTGGGTCGGTGGACGTTACTCATTATGGTCAGCTATTGGCTTGTCAATCTGTTTGTCAATCGGTTTCGAGAattttgaaaagctcttgagTGGAGCTCACTTTATGGATCAACACTTCTGTACGGCACCACTCGAAAAAAAC GCACCTGTTATACTGGCTTTGCTTGGCGTATGGTACCATAACTTTTATAAAGCTGAAACACATGCGCTGTTACCATACGACCAGTATTTGCATCGGTTTGCCGCTTACTTTCAGCAAGGTGATATGGAAAgtaatggaaaatatgtcaCTCGTTCTGGAAAGACTGTAAATTATAACACAG GGCCAATTGTGTGGGGAGAGCCGGGTACCAACGGGCAGCATGCATTTTATCAATTGTTACATCAAGGTACAAGACTCGTGCCGGCCGATTTTATAATTCCCGCGCAGTCTCAAAATCAG GTTCCTTCGCATCATAACATTTTGCTTGCCAACTTCCTTGCGCAAACTGAGGCGCTGATGAAAGGCAAAAACAAGGACGAGGCTCGAGCTGAATTACAAAAGTCGGGACTGACTGCTCAGCAGACGGATTTGCTGTTGCcgcataagatatttgaaggAAACAGACCAACAAATAGCATCGTAGTACAGAAATTGACGCCGTTTATTCTCGGTGCTTTGATTG CAATGTACGAACACAAAATCTTTATACAGGGCATAATCTGGGACATTAACTCCTATGACCAATGGGG TGTGGAGCTGGGGAAACAGTTGGCTAAAGCTATCGAACCGGAGCTGACGAGCCCAGAAACTGTTACATCTCATGATTCGTCGACTAATAGCCTGATAGCGTTTGTTAAACGCCATCGTACAGCCTAA
- the LOC105285988 gene encoding dolichol kinase isoform X1, with protein sequence METLIARYKHFEEKILQNVKRNGIQHRPNASSGLWLGTLVGLSAVITILREENSYSEICLLVGITGFGLVLSTCCLYTRLSMQGVAAKDFHVVYFLPAIVTSMLFLLAANRGLLTSVTWGVTVGSLGTWGVLQLMSAFPYCFTMGEATAVMHSCILFLMSAVTNLPLRYHLPPIHDNDISTVLLQVGILYVMSVCLLCGYFPILHNTKYFYSMTVSLLCFITVPLLCIILDQNPVMWIITFMFNDRKRAAIVAYWAVCLLLSIFTIMCQILSKSQATSSCRKSFHILAIFVYIPGMIYDPSLLYLASGVMLALFIALETIRLLKIPPLGEILHEGFTLFVDEKDSLLSLTAIYLLCGLSFSLWMPTSNLTLLVLFSGVLTIGIGDTAANFVGCRWGSHKWVGTEKTIEGTVACVFCQVCVILGLTFCGIFRFLYLFNKRSSLFTKALALICVFTRIFPGFVDSHWLLLRSILAAVSVSLIEARTNQVDNLALPLFMYVCLMI encoded by the exons ATGGAGACGTTGATTGCACGATACAAGCATTTCGAGGAGaagatattgcaaaatgtCAAGCGCAATGGTATACAACATCG GCCAAACGCGAGCAGTGGATTATGGCTAGGTACTTTGGTTGGCTTGAGTGCCGTGATCACGATATTGAGGGAGGAGAACAGCTACTCCGAAATATGTTTGCTTGTGGGAATCACAGGCTTCGGTCTCGTTCTTTCTACCTGTTGCCTTTACACACGACTATCGATGCAAGGAGTCGCGGCAAAGGATTTTCACGTCGTATATTTTCTGCCTGCGATCGTAACGTCCATGCTGTTTCTGCTTGCGGCCAACAGAG GATTGTTAACGAGCGTCACGTGGGGCGTGACTGTTGGCAGTTTGGGCACATGGGGCGTCCTGCAACTAATGTCAGCCTTTCCGTACTGCTTCACGATGGGAGAAGCGACGGCAGTTATGCACAGTTGTATCTTGTTCTTGATGTCGGCCGTTACCAATTTACCTCTGCGATATCATTTACCTCCAATTCACGATAACGACATCAGCACAGTTTTGTTGCAG GTGGGAATACTGTATGTAATGTCAGTGTGCCTTCTGTGTggatattttcctattctgcACAACACAAAATACTTTTACTCAATGACCGTCAGTCTCCTATGTTTCATAACTGTTCCGCTACTTTGCATCATTCTTGACCAAAACCCAGTAATGTGGATCATTACTTTTATGTTTAACGATCGTAAGAGG GCCGCGATAGTCGCATACTGGGCAGTGTGTCTCTTGCTGAGCATCTTTACCATAATGTGTCAAATATTATCCAAGTCACAAGCTACGAGCTCTTGTAGAAAAAGCTTTCACATTTTAGccatatttgtatatattccTGGCATGATATACGATCCTTCATTGTTGTACTTGGCCAGCGGAGTGATGCTGGCGCTGTTTATTGCTCTCGAG ACAATCAGACTTTTAAAGATTCCGCCCTTGGGAGAAATTTTGCATGAAGGATTTACTCTATTTGTCGATGAGAAAGACTCTTTACTCTCACTGACAGCCATATATCTATTATGTGGCTTATCGTTTTCTCTTTGGATGCCTACCAGTAATTTGACACTGTTGGTGTTGTTCAGCGGCGTGTTGACGATAGGAATCGGTGACACTGCTGCAAACTTTGTCGGATGCAGATGGGGTTCGCACAAGTGGGTCGGCACAGAGAAAACTATCGAAGGCACCGTCGCATGCGTGTTTTGCCAAGTTTGTGTAATACTCGGTTTAACATTCTGCGGTATATTTCGGTTCTTGTATCTTTTCAACAAGCGTTCTTCACTTTTCACTAAGGCTCTTGCTCTTATTTGCGTTTTTACTCGTATTTTTCCAGGTTTCGTGGACAGTCACTGGCTACTGCTGAGAAGCATCTTGGCGGCTGTATCGGTGTCGTTGATCGAGGCACGCACAAATCAGGTGGACAATTTGGCCTTGCCGTTGTTCATGTACGTGTGCTTGATGATATAA
- the LOC105285988 gene encoding dolichol kinase isoform X2: METLIARYKHFEEKILQNVKRNGIQHRPNASSGLWLGTLVGLSAVITILREENSYSEICLLVGITGFGLVLSTCCLYTRLSMQGVAAKDFHVVYFLPAIVTSMLFLLAANRGLLTSVTWGVTVGSLGTWGVLQLMSAFPYCFTMGEATAVMHSCILFLMSAVTNLPLRYHLPPIHDNDISTVLLQVGILYVMSVCLLCGYFPILHNTKYFYSMTVSLLCFITVPLLCIILDQNPVMWIITFMFNDRKRAAIVAYWAVCLLLSIFTIMCQILSKSQATSSCRKSFHILAIFVYIPGMIYDPSLLYLASGVMLALFIALETIRLLKIPPLGEILHEGFTLFVDEKDSLLSLTAIYLLCGLSFSLWMPTSNLTLLVLFSGVLTIGIGDTAANFVGCRWGSHKWVGTEKTIEGTVACVFCQVCVILGLTFCGFVDSHWLLLRSILAAVSVSLIEARTNQVDNLALPLFMYVCLMI; the protein is encoded by the exons ATGGAGACGTTGATTGCACGATACAAGCATTTCGAGGAGaagatattgcaaaatgtCAAGCGCAATGGTATACAACATCG GCCAAACGCGAGCAGTGGATTATGGCTAGGTACTTTGGTTGGCTTGAGTGCCGTGATCACGATATTGAGGGAGGAGAACAGCTACTCCGAAATATGTTTGCTTGTGGGAATCACAGGCTTCGGTCTCGTTCTTTCTACCTGTTGCCTTTACACACGACTATCGATGCAAGGAGTCGCGGCAAAGGATTTTCACGTCGTATATTTTCTGCCTGCGATCGTAACGTCCATGCTGTTTCTGCTTGCGGCCAACAGAG GATTGTTAACGAGCGTCACGTGGGGCGTGACTGTTGGCAGTTTGGGCACATGGGGCGTCCTGCAACTAATGTCAGCCTTTCCGTACTGCTTCACGATGGGAGAAGCGACGGCAGTTATGCACAGTTGTATCTTGTTCTTGATGTCGGCCGTTACCAATTTACCTCTGCGATATCATTTACCTCCAATTCACGATAACGACATCAGCACAGTTTTGTTGCAG GTGGGAATACTGTATGTAATGTCAGTGTGCCTTCTGTGTggatattttcctattctgcACAACACAAAATACTTTTACTCAATGACCGTCAGTCTCCTATGTTTCATAACTGTTCCGCTACTTTGCATCATTCTTGACCAAAACCCAGTAATGTGGATCATTACTTTTATGTTTAACGATCGTAAGAGG GCCGCGATAGTCGCATACTGGGCAGTGTGTCTCTTGCTGAGCATCTTTACCATAATGTGTCAAATATTATCCAAGTCACAAGCTACGAGCTCTTGTAGAAAAAGCTTTCACATTTTAGccatatttgtatatattccTGGCATGATATACGATCCTTCATTGTTGTACTTGGCCAGCGGAGTGATGCTGGCGCTGTTTATTGCTCTCGAG ACAATCAGACTTTTAAAGATTCCGCCCTTGGGAGAAATTTTGCATGAAGGATTTACTCTATTTGTCGATGAGAAAGACTCTTTACTCTCACTGACAGCCATATATCTATTATGTGGCTTATCGTTTTCTCTTTGGATGCCTACCAGTAATTTGACACTGTTGGTGTTGTTCAGCGGCGTGTTGACGATAGGAATCGGTGACACTGCTGCAAACTTTGTCGGATGCAGATGGGGTTCGCACAAGTGGGTCGGCACAGAGAAAACTATCGAAGGCACCGTCGCATGCGTGTTTTGCCAAGTTTGTGTAATACTCGGTTTAACATTCTGCG GTTTCGTGGACAGTCACTGGCTACTGCTGAGAAGCATCTTGGCGGCTGTATCGGTGTCGTTGATCGAGGCACGCACAAATCAGGTGGACAATTTGGCCTTGCCGTTGTTCATGTACGTGTGCTTGATGATATAA
- the LOC105285988 gene encoding dolichol kinase isoform X3 yields the protein METLIARYKHFEEKILQNVKRNGIQHRPNASSGLWLGTLVGLSAVITILREENSYSEICLLVGITGFGLVLSTCCLYTRLSMQGVAAKDFHVVYFLPAIVTSMLFLLAANRGLLTSVTWGVTVGSLGTWGVLQLMSAFPYCFTMGEATAVMHSCILFLMSAVTNLPLRYHLPPIHDNDISTVLLQVGILYVMSVCLLCGYFPILHNTKYFYSMTVSLLCFITVPLLCIILDQNPVMWIITFMFNDRKRAAIVAYWAVCLLLSIFTIMCQILSKSQATSSCRKSFHILAIFVYIPGMIYDPSLLYLASGVMLALFIALETIRLLKIPPLGEILHEGFTLFVDEKDSLLSLTAIYLLCGLSFSLWMPTSNLTLLVLFSGVLTIGIGDTAANFVGCRWGSHKWVGTEKTIEGTVACVFCQVCVSWTVTGYC from the exons ATGGAGACGTTGATTGCACGATACAAGCATTTCGAGGAGaagatattgcaaaatgtCAAGCGCAATGGTATACAACATCG GCCAAACGCGAGCAGTGGATTATGGCTAGGTACTTTGGTTGGCTTGAGTGCCGTGATCACGATATTGAGGGAGGAGAACAGCTACTCCGAAATATGTTTGCTTGTGGGAATCACAGGCTTCGGTCTCGTTCTTTCTACCTGTTGCCTTTACACACGACTATCGATGCAAGGAGTCGCGGCAAAGGATTTTCACGTCGTATATTTTCTGCCTGCGATCGTAACGTCCATGCTGTTTCTGCTTGCGGCCAACAGAG GATTGTTAACGAGCGTCACGTGGGGCGTGACTGTTGGCAGTTTGGGCACATGGGGCGTCCTGCAACTAATGTCAGCCTTTCCGTACTGCTTCACGATGGGAGAAGCGACGGCAGTTATGCACAGTTGTATCTTGTTCTTGATGTCGGCCGTTACCAATTTACCTCTGCGATATCATTTACCTCCAATTCACGATAACGACATCAGCACAGTTTTGTTGCAG GTGGGAATACTGTATGTAATGTCAGTGTGCCTTCTGTGTggatattttcctattctgcACAACACAAAATACTTTTACTCAATGACCGTCAGTCTCCTATGTTTCATAACTGTTCCGCTACTTTGCATCATTCTTGACCAAAACCCAGTAATGTGGATCATTACTTTTATGTTTAACGATCGTAAGAGG GCCGCGATAGTCGCATACTGGGCAGTGTGTCTCTTGCTGAGCATCTTTACCATAATGTGTCAAATATTATCCAAGTCACAAGCTACGAGCTCTTGTAGAAAAAGCTTTCACATTTTAGccatatttgtatatattccTGGCATGATATACGATCCTTCATTGTTGTACTTGGCCAGCGGAGTGATGCTGGCGCTGTTTATTGCTCTCGAG ACAATCAGACTTTTAAAGATTCCGCCCTTGGGAGAAATTTTGCATGAAGGATTTACTCTATTTGTCGATGAGAAAGACTCTTTACTCTCACTGACAGCCATATATCTATTATGTGGCTTATCGTTTTCTCTTTGGATGCCTACCAGTAATTTGACACTGTTGGTGTTGTTCAGCGGCGTGTTGACGATAGGAATCGGTGACACTGCTGCAAACTTTGTCGGATGCAGATGGGGTTCGCACAAGTGGGTCGGCACAGAGAAAACTATCGAAGGCACCGTCGCATGCGTGTTTTGCCAAGTTTGT GTTTCGTGGACAGTCACTGGCTACTGCTGA
- the LOC105285988 gene encoding dolichol kinase isoform X4, which translates to METLIARYKHFEEKILQNVKRNGIQHRPNASSGLWLGTLVGLSAVITILREENSYSEICLLVGITGFGLVLSTCCLYTRLSMQGVAAKDFHVVYFLPAIVTSMLFLLAANRGLLTSVTWGVTVGSLGTWGVLQLMSAFPYCFTMGEATAVMHSCILFLMSAVTNLPLRYHLPPIHDNDISTVLLQVGILYVMSVCLLCGYFPILHNTKYFYSMTVSLLCFITVPLLCIILDQNPVMWIITFMFNDRKRAAIVAYWAVCLLLSIFTIMCQILSKSQATSSCRKSFHILAIFVYIPGMIYDPSLLYLASGVMLALFIALETIRLLKIPPLGEILHEGFTLFVDEKDSLLSLTAIYLLCGLSFSLWMPTSNLTLLVLFSGVLTIGIGDTAANFVGCRWGSHKWVGTEKTIEGTVACVFCQVSWTVTGYC; encoded by the exons ATGGAGACGTTGATTGCACGATACAAGCATTTCGAGGAGaagatattgcaaaatgtCAAGCGCAATGGTATACAACATCG GCCAAACGCGAGCAGTGGATTATGGCTAGGTACTTTGGTTGGCTTGAGTGCCGTGATCACGATATTGAGGGAGGAGAACAGCTACTCCGAAATATGTTTGCTTGTGGGAATCACAGGCTTCGGTCTCGTTCTTTCTACCTGTTGCCTTTACACACGACTATCGATGCAAGGAGTCGCGGCAAAGGATTTTCACGTCGTATATTTTCTGCCTGCGATCGTAACGTCCATGCTGTTTCTGCTTGCGGCCAACAGAG GATTGTTAACGAGCGTCACGTGGGGCGTGACTGTTGGCAGTTTGGGCACATGGGGCGTCCTGCAACTAATGTCAGCCTTTCCGTACTGCTTCACGATGGGAGAAGCGACGGCAGTTATGCACAGTTGTATCTTGTTCTTGATGTCGGCCGTTACCAATTTACCTCTGCGATATCATTTACCTCCAATTCACGATAACGACATCAGCACAGTTTTGTTGCAG GTGGGAATACTGTATGTAATGTCAGTGTGCCTTCTGTGTggatattttcctattctgcACAACACAAAATACTTTTACTCAATGACCGTCAGTCTCCTATGTTTCATAACTGTTCCGCTACTTTGCATCATTCTTGACCAAAACCCAGTAATGTGGATCATTACTTTTATGTTTAACGATCGTAAGAGG GCCGCGATAGTCGCATACTGGGCAGTGTGTCTCTTGCTGAGCATCTTTACCATAATGTGTCAAATATTATCCAAGTCACAAGCTACGAGCTCTTGTAGAAAAAGCTTTCACATTTTAGccatatttgtatatattccTGGCATGATATACGATCCTTCATTGTTGTACTTGGCCAGCGGAGTGATGCTGGCGCTGTTTATTGCTCTCGAG ACAATCAGACTTTTAAAGATTCCGCCCTTGGGAGAAATTTTGCATGAAGGATTTACTCTATTTGTCGATGAGAAAGACTCTTTACTCTCACTGACAGCCATATATCTATTATGTGGCTTATCGTTTTCTCTTTGGATGCCTACCAGTAATTTGACACTGTTGGTGTTGTTCAGCGGCGTGTTGACGATAGGAATCGGTGACACTGCTGCAAACTTTGTCGGATGCAGATGGGGTTCGCACAAGTGGGTCGGCACAGAGAAAACTATCGAAGGCACCGTCGCATGCGTGTTTTGCCAA GTTTCGTGGACAGTCACTGGCTACTGCTGA
- the LOC105285987 gene encoding synaptotagmin-4, which yields MVGRVTEDGPLIRPVESVSTATLVTLCIGAAFLLCAVAMTWWLCRRRREHTKLSSDKSLAFRPPHRKPTAVKSPGSTSHYLKKSPSPTGPAKSPPGSGGQTPSPTGSQSSNPASQPRTPQSAGTPVETPPVEVAVSIENERDKAELENNEKVEREKSQTAENDKDNLGQLVFKLRYRSEQNALAVTVVKCKGLPARGQQNATSDPYVKLQLLPDKQHHVKTRVLRNTRDPVYDEDFTFFGISQSQLQKISLHFIVLSFDRYSRDDIIGELTCALSSVPGLEDADNQEISLCRKICPRNLKIQSQGRGELLVSLCWQPVTSRLTVVVLKARNLPKMDVTGLADPYVKIYLLYNQQRIAKKKTHVKKRTLSPVFNESFVFDIPNGADGLNNVSLEFMLLDWDRVTKNEVIGRLEFGGPKCQGSAVNHWKEVCSSPRRQIADWHKLRE from the exons ATGGTCGGTAGAGTGACGGAGGATGGACCCCTCATTCGACCTGTCGAGTCTG TCTCGACGGCGACGCTGGTGACGCTGTGCATCGGCGCCGCTTTTCTACTGTGCGCCGTCGCGATGACCTGGTGGCTCTGCCGACGACGTCGCGAGCACACCAAGCTGAGCTCCGACAAGTCTCTCGCGTTCAGGCCGCCGCACCGGAAGCCGACGGCGGTTAAGAGTCCCGGCAGCACGAGCCACTACCTGAAGAAGAGCCCGTCGCCGACGGGACCGGCCAAGAGTCCACCCGGTTCCGGCGGACAAACGCCGAGCCCGACCGGGTCCCAATCGTCGAATCCCGCGTCTCAGCCGAGAACACCGCAGAGCGCAG GTACCCCGGTTGAAACGCCGCCCGTCGAAGTCGCTGTAAGTATAGAGAACGAGCGTGACAAGGCCGAACTGGAGAACAACGAGAAGGTCGAGCGCGAGAAGAGTCAAACGGCCGAGAACGACAAGGACAATTTGGGCCAGCTGGTCTTCAAGTTGCGATACCGGAGCGAACAGAATGCGCTTGCTGTCACCGTGGTCAAGTGCAAGGGACTCCCCGCGAGAGGCCAACAGAACGCGACCAGCGATCCTTACGTGAAGCTGCAATTATTGCCCGACAAACAACATCACGTGAAGACTAGAGTTCTCAGGAACACCAGGGATCCAGTGTACGACGAGGATTTCACATTTTTCGGCATATCGCAGAGTCAACTTCAG AAAATTAGCTTACACTTCATCGTGCTGAGTTTCGACAGATACTCGCGCGACGACATCATCGGAGAACTGACGTGTGCTTTATCGTCGGTGCCCGGCTTGGAAGACGCGGATAATCAAGAGATATCTCTCTGTCGAAAAATATGCCCCAGAAATCTCAAG ATACAGTCGCAAGGACGAGGTGAGCTGCTGGTCTCCCTTTGCTGGCAACCGGTCACCAGCCGATTGACGGTGGTGGTGTTAAAAGCGCGTAATCTACCGAAAATGGACGTGACCGGACTCGCTGATCCGTACGTCAAGATCTACCTGCTGTACAATCAGCAACGCATCGCCAAGAAAAAGACGCACGTGAAGAAGCGCACGTTAAGCCCGGTGTTTAACGAATCTTTCGTCTTTGATATACCGAACGGCGCGGACGGACTTAACAATGTCAGCCTCGAGTTCATGCTACTGGATTGGGACCGAGTCACGAAGAACGAG GTGATCGGCCGGCTAGAGTTCGGCGGACCAAAGTGTCAGGGCTCCGCCGTCAACCATTGGAAGGAGGTGTGCAGCTCACCGCGACGACAGATAGCCGACTGGCATAAATTGCGAGAGTAA